The nucleotide sequence CAGATTGCACAACTTCTATTCCAAGGAAGTATCTCATCTTCCCTAAATCTGTCATTTCAAACTCCTCCTTCATAGAGAATTTAAATTCTCTAATCATTGATTCATCATTCCCTGTGAATATTAAATCATCCACATATAAACATACGATTAATAATTTACCTCCTTCTTCTGTTTTGATGAATAGTGTGTGCTCATAAGGACATTTCCTGAACCCAACCCTTGTGAAGTACCCTTCTATTCGGCTGTACCATGCTCTGGGTGCTTGTTTTAACCCATACAAAGCCTTTCTCAATTTGTAAACCTTGTGTTCATTCCCTTTGCTCACATATCCTTGTGGTTGTTCGATGAAAACTTGCTCTTTCAGCTCTCCATGCAGGAAAGCTGATTTTACATCAAGCTGAAACAAGATCCAATCATTGAGTGCCGCCAAAGAAATCACTAATCGAATTGTATCATGTCTTGCAACTGGTGCAAATACCTCAGAATAATCAACTCCATACTCTTGTGTGTACCCTTTTGCCACAAGCCGAGCCTTGAATTTGTCAACCTCTCCCTTCTCATTGAGTTTGGTTTTATAGATCCATTTGACACCTATTGCCTTTTCTCCTTTAGGAAGATCAACTAACTCCCAggtgtcatttttctttatggCTTCAATCTCAGCATCCATTGCTTGTCTCCACTTTTTGTTCTTGACTGCTTCGTTAAAGAAAATTGGATCACTGTCTGCAAAGAGTGCAAGATAGACTTGAGGGTCCTCATCAGACAGCTCTCCTCCACTTGTATAATCCTCCATCCATTCTGGTCTTCTTCCTTGACGTGGCAGAGGCTCAACAAATGTTTCTGGTACTTCATTGATGTCACTTGAGTCAGTGCTTGTACTGTCATCAGCTTGTTGCATCTCCTGGTGTGACTGTTCATCACTATTTTCTGCAAGGTCTACAGCACTTTCATTGATTTTATTACCACTCCAATCCCAACAGCTTTCCTCATCAAAGACAACATCTCGAGAAATGATAATTTTCTTTGTCAAAGGATTATAGAGTCTATAGGCCTTTGATTCTTCACTTACTCCAAGAAGCACACACTTGACCCCCTTGTCATCAAGTTTCTTCCGTCTTTCATCTGGAACTCGTGCATAGGCTATACTTCCAAATATTTTGAAGTAGTTCACTACAGGTTTATTTCCAGACCATGCTTCCTGTGGAGTCATATTTTTTTACAGCAAAAGTGGGACTTCTATTAAGCACATGCACACTCCAATTGACAGCTTCAGGCCAAAATTCTTTGGGAACTTTCTTCTTAGACATCATGCTTCGAACCATGTTCATTATggttctattttttctttctgatACACCATTCTGATGGGGTGAGTATGCAGCTGTTAACTGCCTCCTAATTCCCTTCATTTCACACCAGGTTGTGAACTCTTTTGACATGAATTCACCCCCACGGTCAGTGCGCAGTGCTTTGATAAACTTTCCtgtttctttttcaacaaaaactTGAAATTTCTTGAACATCATAATGGCTTCAGATTTTTCAGACAAAAAATATACCCAAGTTTTTCTACTAAAATCATCcgtaaaagtaataaaataccTTTTCCCACTATTTGAGGTAGGATTTATAGGTCCACAAATGTCTGAATGAATGAGTTGTAATGGCTGATCAGCTCTCCAGGTGCTACTCTTTGGAAATGATTCTCTTTGCTGCTTGCTTAAGACACATTCTTCACACATACGCGAAGGAGATTGGATTTTTGGAAGCCCTCTCACCATCTGTTTTTCCTCCAGAGTTTTCAATCCATTAAAGTTGAGATGTCCGTATCTATAGTGCCAAAGCCATGTAGAATCTTGCACAGTTGACTGAAAACAACCTTGATCTTTACTTGCAGTTTGAGTTTCCAAAGTAAACATGCGATTACCAGCCATCTTGACCATTGCTACCAGTTCATTCCTTGGATCATATATTTGACAACTATGCTTCTGTATTATAATAGCAAAGCCATTTTCTTGCAACTGACCCAAGCTTATCAAATTGCTTTTGAGCTCGGGGGCATAGAACACTCCACTAATGGTTTGCACGACTTTGTTCATCATGATTTTCACATCTCCTTTCCCCATAACATTAATGCTCGAATTATTGGCCAGCTTCACAGTTTCTCGAAATGTTTCATCAAGCTCGGAGAACAATGTTCGATTACCACTCATGTGGTTACTACATCCGGAGTCAAGATACCATACTTCTTTTGCATAATCTTTCGCTGCATGGTTTTCATAAGCTTCTTTGCCATCCACGTAAGCCATCAAGAGCAGCTCCTCTTCGGTTTCAGCAAGATTTGCCTTTgtatctttctctttttcaggACATTCCCACTGGTAATGCCCCAACTTGTGACAATTATAACACTCCAATTTTGACTTGTCAAATAAGCCTCGGCCTCGACCCCTTCCTCTACCTCGAAAACCTCCATGACCTCTGCCTCTCCCTAGAGATGATTCACCAGCAGTAGTCACTTTTAGAACATGCTCTTCCTCCACATGACTGAGCATTCGTTGTTCATGAACTAGGAGTGAGCTCTGTAATTCATCTATTGAAAGATTGTCAATATCCTTTGATTCCTCAATAGAACACACAACATAATCAAACTTTGGTGTCATTGATCGAAGAATCTTCTCAATCACAGTCACATCTTCCAGAGTTTCTCCATGAATCCTCATCCGATTTGCAATGGCCAATGTTCTTGCAAAGAACTCATTCACTGTCTCTCCAATTTTCATGTGAAGGATTTCAAACTCCTTGCGAAGAGCTTGCAATTGAGCACGCTTAACTCTGGCTGTGCCTTGGTATTTCTTCTTGAGAGAGTCCCATATGTCTTTTGCTGTATCTTTCTTGAGAATTGTCTCAAGAATTGCACGGTCAATAGCCTGAAACAGGTAGTTCTTAGCTTTCAAGTCCTTCAGCTTCTCGGCTTCAAGATTCTTGAGTTGCACCTCCGTCAGCACTTCGTCCTTTTTTGGCTCTTTTATCCCATTCTCAATTAGCCCCCAGTACTCATTTGAACGAAGAAAATTCTCCATTAGCATACTCCAGTGGTCATAGTGACCATCGAAGCGAGGAATTGCCGGTTGCACAAAGCCACTTCCATTTTCTGATGCCATGGATCTTTGCTGCTTCAAGTGAAAGCTGCTGCTTCTTCAATTGTCAGGCCCCCAAtggagctctgataccagatgTTAATTTTCAAGAGAACTGCAAATAAAACTCAATGTAGAGAGAAATCGTACTACACTCCTTTATTCAGAGAAAGATGTTGGCTTTATAGCCTACAATGGATAACaaaggaaaacagaaaaaatatccTCTAGAAACACGGATTCTCTCaacaataattcaaatatttcctAATAATCAGGGATTATTCAACAGCAATTAAGGATAACAGAAGAACCATTCAACATGGAGCAgttattattatacaaaaagAGTCACCTGATAGTATGATACTGTTACTAATTTATGACCCTAATTCTGGACttcaaataagaaaattcaTCATCTGTCTTTTTGCCTCTAATTTGCTTACATACATGAATGGCATGCGATTGCATGATGGTTATGATGGGTGGAACACAAGAGGCAACCTCCATATTATTAAATGGAGAAAGGACCTATACATCCATAGGCAAATGCAATTGCtcaataaaattatcattaataaTCTCACTAGGTCAGGTAGGCTACATGAATTATAGTTCTctatcatttctatctatggtcatattttttataagatcATTATATCCCATGTTATATATAAGCATTTTTCTTTAATGTCTTGTCCAGAATTTATGATGGAagattttatgattttgtgaAAATGTATGTCAGTTATTTGCATGTTTAATGTGTTGTGTCGCTGGCCTGTGGTTCCTGGTTCATGCCAAACAAATGGGTCCATATTGCTTTCCTGAGGATTGAACTTTGTATGATTCTATTGATAGAATATGCTAATTAAGTCTGTCGAAACATAAATTTTTCTACATATCAAATGGAGGCTAAATGGCTGCAGTCGGGTTGGTTTCTTCATTGGATTATTGTACatcattataattaattaacattaaattaaattaaattaaagtgtaattaatgtcATTTGAAATGGGGGAGGCGTTTGATCTAAAAAGATAAACCACAAGAAACTTTAAGAGACATTTTTAAATCACAGGGGTTCCTTGTAAATTGCAGAAACAGAGGAGGTCTCAGGGCAACTTATCCCAATTTCATCTGTATGAAACCCAAAACTGTAAGTTCATGTATTCAAATTAACCACAAAAAACTCGTGTATGAAATTGACCAAAGCGTACAAGTTCTTGTACCAAAAGTGACCTTTTACAGTTTTGTTAATAGGCCTCCCAGTATCTGAAAGAATAGCATCCCTTTGTGATGACAAAAATTGGGCATCATTAATGGGAAATGAACCATTGCCCCTTGTAGTTATTGAACAATGTGCTTTTGCCAATCTTCTTGATCTTTATCTTTGTCTACTGGAGACAATACACTCATTGTAAAAGGTATCATTTGTTTGAGAATGTGAACTATAGTTGGGGCATCTGTTAGTTAGGCTTTTGATTCTTGAGCTGCCAATGTATTGATGTGGCTATTCATAGGTTGTGGGGCGTGTTGTATCTTTACCACATCAAAGGTGTCCACCAGCTGCCTATATATCCCAATTTTTTAGGCTAACACATACGGTCTTGTGATCATGTTGTGCGACTTGCACATGACAATGTAGCCACtgatcaattttttgtttttgttctctttttttccccttttaatTAATAGCTGTTCATTTTGTTGGACAACCCGTCACTAATGGGCAGAGAAGTATTGAACATTGTGGGCACCTGTGTGTTGGGAAATAAGGAAGTGGTTTATTTGAATCTTATTGGATCTTATGTTGTATTCTCAATATGAAGCACTTGTGAATGCTATGGAATGTGCATGCATCTCTTGTCATAATTGATTGTGGATCTGATTATATTGTATCATTTATCTTGATATTCAGGAGTCTTCTACTTGTATATGAAAACCATAGAGAGGTCTCATATGCCAAATAAATTGTGGGAAAGAGTAAAGCTGCCAAGAAACTATGAGAAAGCCCTTGAAATTATTGACAAGCACATGGTATCAATATTCAGCTTGTTTCATTCTAATATAAGTCTTGGATTATTATATGCTTATCTCAATTCTCAAGGATACTCAATTGCTTAATGTGCTTAATGTGTTATTTTATCTATCTACAGATGTATTGGCCCAAGTATCTTGtgcacaaaacaaaacaacGATTGACCAAAATGACTCAGATGCGGATACGAATGAGGAAACTTGCATTGAAGACAAGGTTTTGCTCTTACCTTGTGCGCTATCTACATAACATGCTTAAAAGTGATCTACTGCATACatgttttatcttatttttgaaacatggtccaAATGTTGGCTTTGAACAAGCAAAATTGTTTTTTGGGGAGAGGGAGGGAAAGTACTCTGCCTTAATGTTTGGTTTTTAATCTGCTGACTTTCCCACATAAAGTTCTTTCGTGCTTAGTGTTTGGAAGTACTTTGcctttatatttcttttatatggcTATTGGCTAGTCCCATGGACCGATATTTTTATTCTGTTGGATTTCCCCATGTGAAGTTCTTTCATATCTAGTGTTTAGAATATGCATGAAGAAAATTGAGGATCTGCATTGTGTTGCAATATAGTGTAATGCCTAGAGATTGTTGTTCTGCAGAACTTTTAGTAGATTAGTTCATTGCTGAGCACTGAACTAATGACATGTAAATTTTATTAGCTGACTGGTGGTTCTTTCCAGATTTAACAATGTTCATGTCCCTTCTTTGCTGTTGTTTCCCAGGGAAAAGATAATGACAACACCtaggaaagagaaaaagagagaggctAGAAGAGAGGAGAAGGCTGAAAGGGCAGCAGTATTGGATAAGGTTGTAGAACATTTTGTTTATGGTTGATAAGCAGTTCTGGAATCTTACTAATGTGTTATGATTGTGCAGAGTATTGAAAATGAGCTGCTTGAACGACTTAAAAGAGGAGTTTATGGAGACATATATAACTACCCTGTAAAAGAATACAATAAAGTTCTTGATATGGAAGGACTTCAGGCTGCtagtgaagatgaagatgaggaagTACTGCttgtttaacttattttttatgaGCCTCATCAATTTAATGTTGCAGTCtgaaaaatgctagaaaaattaattatactctATTTTTGATTGGAATATCCAGGAACCTGAGATAGAATATGTTGAAGGCTATGAAGAACTTGAAGAGGAAGATGATATGGAAGATTTTGTTGGTCTTCCAGTCAACAAATATCGCACTGAGGGTGATAATGGTTAAGTTCTCACAAGATTATAAGTATCTCTAGCTTCATAGATCTATTTGGTTGAaatgattttttccgatgtctgTGTGTGCGCTGGATTTGTCGGCACATGCATAGTTAATATGTTGACTATCATAATCTTTCTGTTTTAGTTCTTATTTGTTATACCCCTGAACTTATACTATGGGTTTTTGGGCTTTGGCAGACATAGTAAAATTAGAAGTCTAACAAGAGGAAATCATCAAAGCTCTCATTTACATCTGTTGTCATTAATCACTTGAAGAGCCTGGTTATATTGTTGTGCTTATTTTGCAACGGACCTTAACAAATTGAATGTTTGTTTCACGACACTGTTACAGGTGATGATGGAATGGATGATGGAGATGAAGAAACAGTAGCAGTTGAGAGCAAGAGAGTAAGAAGAGATTCTCAAAGGAAGCTCGAGAAAGAGGAACCCACTGccaaattgaagaagaaagctAGAGTGCTTGTTGAGGTAAAGCTTTTGCACTATCTTCAGTATTTTTCAAGAATACTTCTGTTCAGCTCCACTGTGGTTGTTGCAGTAGGatcaggaaaaagaaaaaggttcaTTGCAGTTTGGTACCTTGTCTCCATCATATTTGTAACTTTTAGCATGTGTTGCTATATAAAAGAATGGGTAAAATGGGCTGTGGACCATTGAGATTTGGTATAAATACAAAGAGATACCCTTACATTTAAGAAATTACAGTGACTACCCCCTTTATCAGATTAGCCCTCGCCCTGAGATTTATGCTCTAAAGGGAGGTCAGTGTAATTTACTCTAAAATGGAAAATCAGCATAGAATCATGGGCAAGCAGGCAAACCCTAGGAGGCGGCTTGACTATTGCATATTATCTTGGTTGCTATGTTAGATGTTGTCAGCAATAAAGTTGCTCATTTGGGTTCCAGTTGTGATACAGTCTCTTTGCAAAAAGTAGGGGAAATGTTGTAGTGCATAAATACAATCCTTGCAAAATGGGAGCCTTCGTGCATTAAGATGCCTTTTTTCATATAGATGTTGCAAGTTTGCTTATACTGATTTCTCATGGTATCTTTTTTGTCTGTTAAGGTTGAGCATGAAGATACGGACGAAAGACAGAGGGCAGTCCAATGAGAGATCGGTCTTGAATTTTGTAGGAGATGGCCATCTTTGATGATTGGCTTGTTGAAGAGGGAAAGGTTGTTCACAAGCGGGGGTTGGCATTTTTAATGTTGTTTAAAGATAACTAGGACTActtgtgtttttttcttttcttaattatataaattcttcttgttttcttttgcaACTACTTGTCCCTACTCTTTCTGACCATCTACTATCCAGAAACTATAAAATTTACTTCAATTTTGTTGTTGTTCAAAACGTTCCATTTGCAGGTGACTGCATTGCAATTATCTGTTATAAATAGGAATGGCCATTGCCTGGATGCTTACTTCCCCATTTTAGTCCCCTGAActcatttttcttcccttccctattaaattaaatttacatgatTTCCCAATCCACCTCCCTGTTTGTAATGGGTATGCGCTGCATGTTAACTTatgtacaaaatttaaaaataatttattcttaaaattatgttgtattttcatttatatttttctccatattaatatttatattttatggtactcttgaaatttttatcaatgatataatataaaaaataattttagagaataaataaatatttgtcaAGAGTCTCTACGAGATTGAagcataaatatttttctattttttaataaagatatgcattatttaaatacttgaaattattttggtgtcttttattcttaattttaagtTATGATAGATGatcttgaagatcaatcatAGTAGACATGTTAAATAGTATTACAGTtctaaagaattatatatatataatattatattttgattaatccTATTTAGTTATAGAAGAATtgatagtttttaaaaaaatatataaaaaatattttaattaatcctGAAGATTAAGAATTGATTATGTTTACTAATTTTGTTTGACtactaaatattattatattatttataaaattctctgttaaatcttataaaatttgAGATCGTTACTCTTGatattgtctaaaaaaaaatttatttattatagatACATGGCcttgaaattcattttgatGTCATGAATCTTGGGAATACAATTAAGAAAGCATCCCAACAGCATCACACAAAAGTTATGATCTTCTTTGCGGCCATTTACATGAAACACTAAAAGTTATGATTTTCCTTTGACACCATTTACATGAGACACTAAAAACTAATAAATATCTCATCATTAAATATTCATTCAGATTGTGAACAAATTTACAAGGAAGGAGGTTATAAGCATCAAAGGCTATTATTCTTCCAAGAACTCAAAATGATTTGATGTAGCTGAGATTGCAAGGTTTTAAAATTGTGAGTGAATataattttactctttttaaaATCAACTTCACAACTACAATCATATGGTGAAAAGGTTactaatacaaatatatttaaaaaaatattctatacTTCTCAcctttaacattaaaaaaaaaagtgtttagCGACTAATTTTAGATAAGGAAATAATTTCGTCTTTATTATAGATGGAATTCGAGACGACTTACGTAAAAAACCAATAGAGATGGAATTATAGAGGAAGAAATTCTGCCTCTAAGTTAAACTACATAGTCcgtttttaaattcatttttaagtAAACAAAAACACTTAGGGATAGAAAATAATTTGtctttaaaactaaaaaaatctatctaactaaaaatttgaaatttgtctATGTTTGAGGGACTACatgaaaaaatacataaaatagaaaataattcgtctctaaaagtatattttttttgttattgtaatattaagaaaaaaaatccatctcaaccTATTTTTTAAGATCTTGAGtgccaaaaaaattatttttattattttaatatatatatatatt is from Diospyros lotus cultivar Yz01 chromosome 2, ASM1463336v1, whole genome shotgun sequence and encodes:
- the LOC127795822 gene encoding uncharacterized protein LOC127795822 isoform X2 — its product is MMVLISRVFYLYMKTIERSHMPNKLWERVKLPRNYEKALEIIDKHMMYWPKYLVHKTKQRLTKMTQMRIRMRKLALKTREKIMTTPRKEKKREARREEKAERAAVLDKSIENELLERLKRGVYGDIYNYPVKEYNKVLDMEGLQAASEDEDEEEPEIEYVEGYEELEEEDDMEDFVGLPVNKYRTEGDNGDDGMDDGDEETVAVESKRVRRDSQRKLEKEEPTAKLKKKARVLVEVEHEDTDERQRAVQ
- the LOC127795822 gene encoding uncharacterized protein LOC127795822 isoform X1, with protein sequence MQHDEVIWQVIRHNHCSFMAKITTGNFCRNPYNVTGICNRSSCPLANSRYATIRDHDGVFYLYMKTIERSHMPNKLWERVKLPRNYEKALEIIDKHMMYWPKYLVHKTKQRLTKMTQMRIRMRKLALKTREKIMTTPRKEKKREARREEKAERAAVLDKSIENELLERLKRGVYGDIYNYPVKEYNKVLDMEGLQAASEDEDEEEPEIEYVEGYEELEEEDDMEDFVGLPVNKYRTEGDNGDDGMDDGDEETVAVESKRVRRDSQRKLEKEEPTAKLKKKARVLVEVEHEDTDERQRAVQ